The following coding sequences are from one Paenibacillus tundrae window:
- a CDS encoding response regulator transcription factor gives MQRMLIVDDEPVILDGLYAFFQKANLHDMEIIKAYSAYEAIEWLNSVKIDLVLSDICMPGMDGMELIDKIVDRWPRCKVLLLTGHNEFDYAHQAIRNPCVVDYLLKTEGMSHIRAAVDRALQQIAEENDFRYQNAWFRSKLPRALPQLQRQLLLDVMKRTERYELASLQEELDAVQLPFRSEEPVIPIIIRVEEWNTYQSHADRSLIRYAVANVAEELLQDKTIVKSVDLDLQVIACIIQPSVQDAHFANNQQEKREQTLRFVYGTLESVQQSCADCLNLSVSIMVSDQVVDWMDLNTAIAQLRLSVHAGPGLGMEKLLRVQVQHALNYTPNVVNRQAVAALHMDQIKARIVAGEQEWMDSFEKWTEVSIEGLQDPFFRMKLYTGAANALIEVLQEMGLYESAMEEMELTQMLHFDIQTPWHELVIFYRSAFEWIISKRSNTRLHDQSQILTTIHLYIKHHLADDLSLTRIAQEVSLNPSYLSRWYKRVTGKGISDYIHERRIELSKELLLGSACKMHEISAKVGFSDQHYFYRFFKKATGCTPQEFRDQKN, from the coding sequence ATGCAGCGGATGCTTATAGTGGATGATGAACCTGTTATTCTGGATGGATTATATGCATTCTTTCAGAAAGCGAATTTGCATGATATGGAGATCATTAAGGCCTATTCAGCTTATGAAGCAATCGAATGGTTGAATTCGGTCAAAATTGATCTTGTGCTGAGTGACATTTGCATGCCTGGTATGGATGGCATGGAGCTTATCGATAAAATTGTAGATCGCTGGCCGAGATGCAAGGTGTTACTGCTCACAGGTCACAATGAATTTGATTATGCGCACCAAGCCATTCGTAATCCTTGTGTGGTAGATTACCTACTGAAAACGGAAGGTATGAGTCATATTCGTGCTGCTGTAGACCGGGCTTTGCAGCAAATTGCAGAAGAAAATGACTTTCGCTATCAGAATGCTTGGTTCCGCAGTAAGTTGCCAAGAGCTTTACCTCAATTGCAACGCCAACTGTTACTTGATGTTATGAAACGAACGGAAAGGTACGAACTGGCTTCGCTTCAAGAAGAATTGGATGCCGTGCAGCTTCCTTTCCGATCGGAAGAGCCTGTTATTCCTATCATTATACGTGTTGAAGAGTGGAACACTTATCAATCTCATGCGGATCGGAGCCTGATTCGTTATGCAGTGGCTAACGTCGCAGAGGAGTTGCTCCAGGACAAAACGATTGTAAAGTCCGTTGATCTCGATCTACAAGTAATTGCCTGCATCATTCAGCCATCCGTTCAGGATGCACACTTTGCGAACAACCAGCAAGAGAAACGAGAGCAGACACTCCGTTTCGTATATGGAACCCTGGAATCTGTACAGCAGTCTTGTGCAGATTGCTTGAATCTGTCGGTATCCATTATGGTCAGTGATCAGGTGGTGGACTGGATGGATCTCAATACGGCGATCGCTCAGTTACGCTTGTCGGTGCATGCTGGCCCTGGACTTGGTATGGAAAAATTATTACGTGTGCAGGTGCAGCATGCACTTAATTACACACCCAATGTCGTAAACCGTCAGGCAGTTGCAGCACTGCATATGGATCAGATCAAAGCTCGGATTGTAGCAGGGGAGCAGGAGTGGATGGATTCATTCGAGAAGTGGACGGAGGTATCCATCGAGGGACTACAAGATCCGTTCTTCCGCATGAAGCTTTATACCGGAGCAGCGAATGCATTAATTGAAGTGCTGCAAGAGATGGGACTGTATGAATCCGCGATGGAGGAAATGGAGTTGACTCAAATGTTGCATTTTGATATCCAAACGCCTTGGCACGAATTAGTTATCTTCTATCGCTCGGCATTCGAATGGATTATTTCTAAAAGGAGCAATACACGTCTACATGATCAGTCTCAGATTCTAACGACCATTCATCTGTATATCAAGCATCATCTAGCAGACGATCTATCCCTGACTCGAATCGCACAAGAAGTTTCATTAAATCCTTCCTATCTATCACGGTGGTACAAACGGGTTACAGGTAAGGGGATATCGGACTATATCCATGAACGGCGAATTGAGCTTAGTAAGGAACTGCTGCTAGGTTCTGCGTGTAAAATGCATGAAATATCCGCCAAAGTGGGCTTCAGTGATCAGCATTATTTCTACCGGTTCTTCAAAAAAGCTACGGGTTGTACGCCTCAGGAGTTTCGAGACCAAAAAAACTAG
- a CDS encoding carbohydrate ABC transporter permease, which produces MQYKRSLGETIFSWFNISFMLLLCFATLYPFIYILLASISDPTEISRFRGMLLYPKGFSMDAYTAVLQNPMVLTGYRNTLFYVIAGTAINLIMTTLGAYALSRRNVYFRNHIMLYIVITMVFSGGLIPSFLLINNLGMLNTPWALLLPGAINSFNLIIMRTAFQTIPASLEESARIDGANDWVIMTRIIIPLSMPVIAVMILWYAVGHWNSYFNALIYLRDRELFPLQLVLREILISNSTDNMMTGAATGDRMDIGITIKYATIIVSTLPILVLYPFLQKYFVHGVMIGALKE; this is translated from the coding sequence ATGCAATATAAACGTTCTCTGGGTGAAACTATATTCTCATGGTTTAATATCTCCTTTATGCTTTTGCTATGTTTTGCTACGCTATATCCCTTTATTTATATCCTCTTAGCTTCCATAAGCGACCCAACCGAGATATCCAGGTTTCGCGGGATGCTCCTCTATCCAAAGGGATTTAGCATGGATGCTTACACAGCCGTACTACAAAATCCTATGGTGCTCACAGGATATCGGAATACGCTCTTCTATGTCATAGCGGGTACAGCCATCAATCTAATTATGACCACCCTCGGCGCTTATGCTCTTTCCCGTCGTAACGTTTATTTCAGAAACCATATTATGCTCTATATTGTGATTACCATGGTGTTCAGTGGTGGACTTATTCCCTCTTTCCTTCTCATTAATAATCTAGGCATGTTAAATACACCTTGGGCTCTACTCTTGCCGGGAGCGATTAATTCATTTAATTTAATTATTATGCGAACCGCGTTTCAGACCATCCCTGCAAGTTTAGAGGAATCCGCACGCATTGATGGAGCGAATGACTGGGTCATTATGACCCGAATTATTATTCCGCTCTCGATGCCAGTTATTGCCGTCATGATTCTATGGTACGCTGTAGGGCACTGGAACTCTTATTTTAATGCTCTAATCTACTTACGTGACCGTGAACTGTTCCCACTGCAACTCGTGCTCAGAGAGATCCTCATCTCTAATAGCACAGACAATATGATGACAGGTGCAGCTACCGGTGATCGGATGGATATAGGCATTACGATTAAGTACGCAACAATCATTGTATCGACGTTACCCATCTTGGTTCTTTATCCGTTTCTGCAAAAATACTTCGTACACGGAGTTATGATCGGTGCACTCAAAGAATAA
- a CDS encoding sensor histidine kinase: protein MRIFSGRWKNQSIVVKLIVAFVLVILPLYGMSIMITHYSSTQMQSEVERAHESKLHFYHNHLQFELERMSGLVNEFSFDELMSTLSTRAAIMSRYEVTSSLNDIHQKLSQIMVTSPYISDVVYYVPTLHKRVSAVDGIRNVEDQEWQNLLTTMGNLNGELSYSGSDLFFLKSNPYNMNYEEAPNFILGIRLSSGELKQRLQQLSETGGSDITLSFGDKQQVVISSSDQAASVQKRPSQIGPTSESSQITRYHSDDFLHYALYDADHSFTLTSSIAEDVLEAPLEQYKLWLWISTLISIVIIMIFSFSIYRSIHKPLSALVKGFRMTEQGHTLTRIPHSRGDEFGYLYSRFNHMIERLHVLIEENYVARIRTSEAELKHLQSQIQPHFLYNSLFSIKQMAEVEHVELIQEFTDYLGQYFRYMTRDSQSEVSLGAEIEHAMIYASIQQIRFGSRIQLEVEPMNAAYNAIVIPRVIIQPIVENAFEYALSKRSRGGLLKLSYHSEQDRLAIRIEDDGDQLTDGALHDLQHSLESTFQESVLRHEHEEITGLINVHQRLQIKFGADYGLAAERSRLGGLCIIINLPWRGE, encoded by the coding sequence ATGCGAATCTTCAGTGGCAGATGGAAAAACCAATCCATTGTTGTCAAACTTATCGTGGCATTTGTGCTTGTTATTCTTCCGTTATACGGAATGAGCATCATGATTACACATTACAGCTCTACTCAGATGCAATCTGAAGTGGAGCGTGCTCATGAATCGAAGTTACACTTTTACCACAATCACTTACAGTTTGAGTTAGAACGTATGAGTGGCTTAGTCAATGAATTTTCATTTGATGAATTGATGTCTACACTAAGCACCCGTGCAGCCATTATGAGCAGGTATGAAGTAACGTCTAGTTTGAACGACATTCATCAGAAGCTCAGTCAGATTATGGTGACAAGCCCATACATAAGCGATGTTGTCTATTACGTGCCCACCTTACACAAGCGTGTAAGTGCCGTTGATGGTATTCGAAATGTAGAGGATCAGGAATGGCAGAACCTACTGACAACCATGGGTAACCTGAATGGGGAGTTGTCCTATTCGGGCAGCGATCTTTTTTTTCTCAAAAGCAATCCATACAACATGAATTATGAGGAAGCTCCCAATTTCATATTAGGCATTCGTTTATCGTCTGGAGAACTGAAGCAGAGATTGCAGCAACTCTCTGAAACGGGTGGCAGTGATATTACGCTGAGTTTTGGAGATAAACAGCAGGTTGTGATTTCCTCCTCCGACCAAGCGGCATCCGTTCAGAAACGACCATCACAGATAGGACCTACCTCTGAATCATCACAGATTACGAGATATCACTCAGACGATTTTTTGCATTATGCTCTATATGACGCAGATCATTCGTTCACCCTAACGTCCAGCATTGCTGAAGATGTGCTGGAAGCACCGCTTGAACAATATAAGTTATGGTTGTGGATCTCGACCCTTATATCCATTGTCATCATAATGATCTTCTCATTTTCCATATATCGATCAATTCACAAGCCCTTATCTGCTCTAGTTAAGGGATTTCGAATGACAGAGCAGGGGCACACCCTAACGCGGATTCCGCATTCAAGAGGGGATGAATTTGGGTATTTGTACTCTCGCTTCAATCACATGATAGAACGCTTACATGTACTGATTGAAGAGAATTATGTTGCTCGAATTCGAACCAGTGAGGCTGAGTTGAAGCATCTTCAATCACAGATCCAGCCCCACTTTCTGTATAACAGCCTGTTTAGTATTAAACAGATGGCAGAGGTTGAACATGTTGAATTAATTCAGGAATTCACCGACTATCTAGGCCAGTATTTCAGATATATGACACGAGATTCACAATCCGAGGTTTCTCTTGGTGCTGAAATTGAACATGCGATGATCTATGCTTCTATTCAACAGATCCGATTCGGTTCAAGGATACAGTTGGAGGTGGAGCCTATGAATGCAGCTTATAATGCGATTGTAATTCCGCGGGTGATCATTCAGCCGATTGTTGAAAATGCTTTTGAGTATGCGCTATCCAAGCGCAGCCGCGGGGGATTACTGAAATTATCATATCATTCCGAGCAGGACAGGCTTGCTATCCGAATTGAAGACGATGGGGATCAGTTGACCGATGGCGCTCTGCACGATCTGCAACATTCCTTAGAGAGCACTTTTCAAGAATCCGTTCTACGTCATGAACATGAAGAGATTACGGGTCTGATTAATGTGCATCAACGATTACAAATTAAGTTTGGTGCAGACTATGGCCTCGCTGCCGAGCGCAGTCGTTTGGGTGGTCTATGCATCATTATAAATCTGCCGTGGAGAGGTGAATGA
- a CDS encoding TrmB family transcriptional regulator: MLQKFGFTQYESQVYEAIFAQNEPLDATSIVNHSNVPKAKIYEVLNRLIDKGAVLTTMNGKKKLYLAVDLQSIILKIRADFEKDIEELKSYKIKRTYSDEHIWTLKDETSISSNIEQLIEEADSSILLLAWSEQMEKYRPILEQKEQQGVYVEVLAVGGLETSLSRRYSLIPMLEGNHLEPSQLLIVDHAYLLFAGIENEAWKAIKTTSKPIVKALTDYFYHDIALTQITKKYGDQLLQDEEISKLLARLIY, encoded by the coding sequence ATGTTACAAAAATTCGGATTTACCCAATACGAAAGCCAAGTCTACGAGGCAATATTTGCTCAAAATGAACCCCTTGATGCGACATCCATTGTTAACCACTCGAATGTACCTAAAGCGAAAATATATGAGGTATTGAATCGATTGATTGATAAAGGGGCAGTTCTCACAACCATGAACGGAAAGAAAAAGTTGTATTTGGCTGTGGATCTCCAGTCAATCATTCTCAAGATCAGAGCAGATTTTGAGAAGGATATTGAAGAGCTGAAGAGTTATAAAATTAAGCGAACGTATTCGGACGAACACATCTGGACGTTAAAGGACGAAACCTCTATATCCTCCAATATAGAGCAGCTGATTGAAGAGGCTGATTCATCTATTTTATTGCTTGCCTGGAGTGAACAGATGGAGAAGTATCGTCCAATATTAGAGCAAAAAGAGCAGCAGGGAGTATACGTAGAGGTGCTTGCGGTCGGTGGATTGGAGACGTCGCTTTCCCGCAGATATTCCTTAATTCCGATGCTGGAGGGAAACCATCTCGAACCTTCTCAGTTGCTGATTGTGGATCATGCGTATTTACTCTTTGCAGGGATTGAGAATGAGGCATGGAAAGCCATCAAGACGACCTCTAAACCGATCGTTAAAGCGCTAACAGATTATTTCTATCATGATATTGCGCTCACACAAATTACGAAAAAGTATGGCGATCAGCTCTTACAGGATGAAGAGATTTCCAAGTTACTTGCCCGACTGATTTATTAA
- a CDS encoding ABC transporter permease, whose translation MPELNSNPVQTSTIPNESKKSLIKKDLVRNRFIYLMLVPVLIYYAIFHYGPMYGLLIAFKDYGIADGVWNSPWVGLAHFQNFFESPYFWRLLRNTLMISLYELLFAFPAPIILALLLNEIRVMIFKRVVQTISYLPHFISIVVVAGMMVDFFARDGLINNSLGFFGLEPTAFLQESEWFRSIYVSSGIWQGIGWGSIIYLAAMSSIDPTLYDAARIDGAGRWKQTLHITIPGIMPTIVILFILNVGAMLAVGSEKIILLYNPLTYETADVISTYVYRKGILGADFGYSAAVGLFNSVVSFILLILANTVSKRVSEHRLW comes from the coding sequence ATGCCTGAATTAAACAGTAACCCTGTGCAAACAAGCACAATACCTAATGAAAGTAAAAAAAGCCTTATCAAAAAGGATCTTGTTCGCAATCGTTTTATCTATTTGATGCTTGTTCCTGTCTTGATTTATTATGCCATTTTTCATTACGGGCCAATGTATGGTCTGTTGATTGCGTTCAAGGATTACGGTATAGCAGATGGAGTATGGAACAGTCCTTGGGTTGGTCTGGCTCATTTTCAGAATTTCTTTGAGAGCCCTTACTTCTGGAGACTTCTGCGCAACACGTTAATGATCAGTCTGTATGAATTACTGTTTGCCTTCCCTGCCCCGATCATTCTAGCACTGTTACTGAATGAAATTCGTGTCATGATCTTCAAACGCGTTGTGCAGACGATTAGTTATCTCCCACACTTTATATCCATTGTGGTTGTGGCTGGTATGATGGTCGACTTTTTTGCACGCGATGGCTTGATTAATAATTCCCTCGGTTTTTTTGGTTTAGAACCCACGGCATTCCTACAAGAGTCGGAATGGTTCCGCTCCATTTATGTATCCTCTGGAATCTGGCAAGGTATAGGATGGGGTTCCATTATCTATCTCGCTGCAATGTCTTCCATTGATCCAACACTGTATGATGCAGCTCGTATTGATGGTGCAGGGCGCTGGAAGCAAACGCTGCATATTACGATTCCAGGCATTATGCCTACGATCGTAATTCTGTTCATTCTGAATGTAGGTGCGATGCTTGCTGTCGGAAGTGAAAAAATCATTTTGCTATACAACCCGCTCACTTACGAAACAGCTGATGTCATCTCTACCTATGTATATAGAAAAGGTATTCTTGGTGCCGATTTTGGATATTCCGCTGCAGTAGGCCTGTTCAATTCAGTCGTCAGCTTCATTTTACTTATACTCGCCAATACCGTCAGCAAGCGAGTAAGTGAACATAGACTTTGGTGA
- a CDS encoding extracellular solute-binding protein — MKVSFKRFSLLTLSMVLAATLAACSSGAGSGEEEAKPSNQQDAGGPLTKYDPPIKLTSTMNETGKESLASGDTHAKNIWTRGYMDELGIDVSYEWIVPDANYNDKMNVTLASGDLPDVLKVSAVQFEQLYEAGMIEDLTEVYDKYASDLVKEFMSAEDGAGLKPVTKDGKIYAMVSFPGSLDSSDMIWIRQDWLNNVGLEAPKSMQDVIKIAEAFTFEDPDGNGKDDTFGIALNKDLPINAFLLGYHGYLETWIKDSSGQVVNGTIQPEVKEGLRELQNLYQKGVIDPEFGVKDFAKMMEDVNAGKSGMFFLPQWAPFQVSSMIKKDKNVDWLPYPVQSIDTEPAKTQNHLSLGGIFAVRKGYEHPEAVVKLLNFQAEKMFGESAKTEREKYLNGLTGLGFHNATVSNLPANKNVKAQDEVEQALESGDTSGLELEAKLFYDDIMDYRNGNLDKWHMERIFGPESSQAVIKHYRDNDLIVMNEFIYAPTRTMNTKQATLDKLRAETFLKIIYGNLSIDEFENFVANWKKLGGDQITQEVNEIINANK; from the coding sequence ATGAAAGTGTCATTCAAAAGATTCTCATTACTTACTTTATCCATGGTTTTGGCGGCAACACTCGCTGCGTGCTCATCGGGTGCAGGTAGCGGGGAGGAAGAGGCCAAGCCAAGTAATCAGCAAGATGCTGGAGGGCCGCTTACCAAATATGATCCACCGATTAAGCTCACCTCTACCATGAATGAGACAGGCAAAGAATCATTAGCTTCTGGAGATACACATGCCAAGAACATCTGGACGAGAGGCTACATGGATGAACTAGGCATTGACGTATCGTACGAATGGATTGTTCCTGATGCTAACTACAATGATAAAATGAACGTTACGCTCGCTAGTGGTGATTTACCCGATGTGTTGAAAGTTAGTGCTGTGCAATTCGAGCAATTGTATGAAGCAGGTATGATTGAGGATCTCACAGAGGTGTATGATAAATATGCATCAGATCTGGTTAAAGAATTTATGTCCGCTGAGGATGGAGCGGGATTAAAGCCGGTAACCAAAGATGGCAAAATATACGCCATGGTCAGTTTCCCAGGGTCACTTGATTCTTCCGATATGATCTGGATTCGTCAAGACTGGCTCAATAACGTAGGGTTGGAAGCTCCAAAATCAATGCAAGATGTGATTAAGATTGCAGAGGCATTTACGTTTGAAGATCCGGATGGTAATGGGAAGGACGATACTTTCGGTATCGCATTGAACAAAGATTTACCGATTAACGCATTCTTGCTGGGGTATCACGGATATCTGGAAACGTGGATTAAGGATAGTTCAGGTCAAGTCGTGAATGGAACCATTCAACCAGAAGTGAAAGAAGGATTGCGTGAACTGCAAAATCTATATCAAAAAGGTGTAATTGACCCTGAATTCGGGGTTAAGGATTTTGCGAAGATGATGGAGGATGTGAACGCAGGCAAGTCAGGCATGTTCTTCCTGCCTCAATGGGCTCCGTTCCAGGTCAGCAGTATGATCAAGAAGGATAAGAACGTCGATTGGCTGCCGTATCCAGTGCAATCCATTGATACAGAACCTGCAAAGACACAAAATCACCTGAGTCTTGGTGGAATCTTTGCTGTCCGCAAAGGATATGAGCATCCTGAGGCAGTCGTTAAGCTGTTGAATTTTCAAGCAGAGAAGATGTTTGGCGAGTCTGCCAAGACCGAGCGTGAAAAATACCTGAATGGTCTAACCGGACTTGGTTTCCATAATGCAACGGTATCTAATCTGCCGGCAAACAAAAATGTAAAAGCTCAAGATGAAGTAGAGCAAGCGCTAGAATCAGGCGATACATCCGGATTAGAGCTGGAAGCCAAACTCTTCTATGATGATATTATGGATTACCGTAATGGCAATCTGGATAAATGGCATATGGAACGAATCTTTGGTCCAGAGAGCTCCCAGGCAGTCATTAAACATTATCGTGACAACGATCTGATTGTCATGAATGAGTTCATTTACGCACCGACAAGAACGATGAACACGAAACAGGCAACCTTGGATAAATTAAGAGCGGAAACGTTCTTGAAGATTATTTATGGTAATCTGTCCATCGACGAGTTTGAAAATTTTGTTGCCAATTGGAAAAAGCTTGGTGGCGACCAAATTACACAGGAAGTTAATGAAATTATTAATGCGAATAAATAA
- a CDS encoding DUF4023 family protein, with product MESTKEFVKKVNENAEKARHNKNNGKGTPGDKLPNKQHSTNK from the coding sequence ATGGAAAGCACGAAGGAATTTGTTAAAAAAGTGAATGAGAATGCCGAGAAAGCGCGTCATAACAAAAACAATGGCAAAGGTACGCCGGGTGACAAACTGCCTAATAAGCAACACAGCACGAATAAATAA
- a CDS encoding carbohydrate ABC transporter permease, with product MHHASRAYRWFLGFNYVILTILALLCLFPIVNILAISFSSSDAVKAGSVTFWPVDFTLSSYKYILENQQFLNSFGTSLLRVVLGVSVNLIFTILVAYPLSKEATKFRARTAYAWIFVFTMLFSGGLIPGYLVVKEAGLLDSIWALILPGAVPIFNVLLMLNFFRGLPKELEEASWMDGAGHARTLWSIYLPISLPSIATITLFGMVGHWNAWFDGMIYMKSPEHYPLATYLQSMLQQVTMIQSEMMTLEDATLLSQVSDRTTQASQIFLSVIPILLVYPFLQRYFVHGLVVGSVKG from the coding sequence ATGCATCATGCATCGAGAGCTTATCGCTGGTTTCTGGGATTCAATTACGTCATTCTTACGATTCTTGCCTTGCTATGTCTATTTCCGATCGTGAATATACTAGCTATTTCGTTTAGCTCTAGCGATGCGGTAAAAGCAGGCAGTGTGACCTTCTGGCCTGTGGATTTCACTCTATCATCGTATAAATACATTTTGGAAAATCAACAATTCCTTAATTCCTTCGGTACAAGTCTACTTCGCGTCGTGTTGGGTGTTTCCGTCAACCTGATCTTTACGATTCTGGTAGCTTATCCACTCTCTAAGGAAGCAACTAAATTTAGGGCAAGAACGGCATATGCTTGGATATTTGTCTTCACGATGTTATTCAGTGGAGGGCTTATCCCAGGATATCTCGTTGTGAAGGAAGCCGGGTTGCTCGATTCTATCTGGGCATTGATTTTGCCAGGTGCAGTTCCGATCTTTAATGTATTGCTAATGCTGAATTTTTTCAGAGGTTTGCCGAAGGAATTGGAAGAAGCCTCATGGATGGATGGAGCGGGACATGCACGAACGCTATGGAGTATCTATCTGCCTATTTCACTGCCAAGTATTGCAACCATTACGTTGTTCGGGATGGTCGGCCACTGGAATGCATGGTTTGATGGCATGATCTATATGAAGAGCCCGGAACATTACCCATTAGCTACGTATCTACAATCCATGCTGCAGCAAGTGACCATGATACAGAGTGAGATGATGACTTTGGAAGATGCAACCTTGCTCAGTCAAGTGTCGGATAGAACAACCCAAGCATCACAGATCTTCTTGTCTGTCATTCCCATCTTGCTTGTGTATCCATTTTTACAGAGATATTTTGTTCATGGGCTTGTTGTTGGAAGTGTGAAGGGATAA
- a CDS encoding MFS transporter → MNKKVYVLAIAAFVVGTVELILGGILDLIATDLHLSYAKAGYLISIFSLVYAISAPILLNVTARFERKKVYLCTLVVFLMSNLISAFSVNFYMLMAGRALGAATGSLIFVLSLTLAARIVEPQYKGRAVGIITMGGSASLILGVPLGIFVGNLAGWREVFIFIAILTALVIVAISIAMERVQPIPVVPLKKQLSALWNPRMLAIHATTLLVLAGHLTLYAYFTPFLQATIGASSTMVTFIYVMFGIAAVAGGGIGGLLSDRLHPAKAIIIVLVPFMITMALIPVSVGLPLIAFLLLLSVWSALSWTVTPVQNSLIIKTSPETADTLISTNSGIAHAGIALGTYIGGMVIDHSAIQHTGWVGSILILLGLVTAIYAITRKEHSVQAVAQ, encoded by the coding sequence ATGAATAAAAAAGTATATGTTTTAGCGATTGCGGCCTTTGTTGTCGGAACCGTTGAACTTATTTTGGGTGGAATTCTAGATTTGATTGCAACAGATTTACACCTGAGCTACGCAAAAGCGGGATATTTGATCTCTATATTTTCATTAGTTTATGCGATATCTGCACCTATTCTGTTGAATGTAACAGCCCGATTTGAACGTAAAAAGGTGTATTTATGCACATTAGTTGTGTTTCTAATGAGTAATTTAATCTCCGCGTTCAGTGTGAACTTTTACATGCTGATGGCAGGCAGGGCACTTGGTGCTGCAACGGGTTCATTAATCTTTGTTCTTTCTCTGACTCTTGCTGCTCGTATTGTGGAACCACAATATAAAGGGCGAGCCGTTGGAATCATTACAATGGGGGGGAGTGCATCACTCATTCTGGGTGTACCGCTCGGCATCTTCGTAGGTAATCTGGCTGGATGGCGGGAAGTGTTTATCTTTATTGCTATTTTGACAGCCCTTGTGATCGTTGCGATTAGTATTGCGATGGAACGTGTACAGCCGATTCCAGTCGTACCGCTCAAGAAACAATTGTCTGCACTATGGAATCCGCGTATGTTGGCAATTCATGCCACGACATTATTAGTGCTTGCAGGTCACTTAACGCTGTATGCGTACTTCACACCTTTCCTTCAGGCGACGATTGGAGCTAGTTCTACGATGGTGACATTCATCTATGTCATGTTTGGTATTGCTGCAGTTGCTGGAGGAGGTATTGGAGGTTTGTTATCCGATCGGCTACATCCAGCCAAAGCAATCATTATTGTATTAGTTCCGTTTATGATTACGATGGCACTGATTCCAGTCAGTGTGGGGTTGCCTCTAATAGCTTTCTTACTGCTGTTGAGTGTATGGAGTGCTCTGAGCTGGACGGTTACACCTGTGCAGAATAGTCTAATTATCAAAACTTCGCCCGAGACAGCAGATACGTTGATCAGTACCAATTCTGGTATTGCCCATGCGGGTATTGCGCTAGGAACTTACATTGGTGGCATGGTCATTGATCATTCAGCCATTCAACACACAGGCTGGGTTGGATCAATTCTAATTCTTCTTGGACTTGTTACAGCAATATATGCGATCACTCGCAAAGAGCATAGCGTTCAGGCTGTAGCCCAATAA
- a CDS encoding ABC transporter permease — protein MRSNYRQFIRNIPLHLMILPGLIIIIVFGYIPMAGLSIAFQNFSPIGGFKNTSWVGLDNFRYLFDLPGFSQVVWNTVFISVMKIVSGLVIPVLVALLLNEVRKTGFKRTIQTVIYMPHFFSWVILAGIIVDVLSPSSGIVNMLLRAIGVEPIQFLASNEWFPYILVITDQWKEFGFGTIIYLAALTNIDKSLYEASVMDGAGRWKQTWHITLPGIRPIVILMVTLSLGNVLNGGFDQVFNLYNPLVYESGDILDTMIYRIGLQDAQYSVSTALGLIKSVVSFIFIGLGYFLAYRLANYRIF, from the coding sequence ATGCGTTCCAACTACAGACAATTTATACGAAACATTCCGCTTCATCTTATGATTCTTCCGGGTCTGATCATTATTATTGTATTCGGTTACATTCCGATGGCAGGCCTGTCCATTGCATTCCAAAACTTTTCACCGATCGGTGGCTTCAAAAACACGAGTTGGGTTGGACTGGACAATTTCAGATATTTATTTGATCTGCCAGGTTTCAGTCAAGTGGTATGGAATACGGTATTTATTTCAGTGATGAAGATTGTGTCTGGTCTTGTCATTCCCGTCCTGGTTGCTTTATTACTGAATGAAGTACGGAAAACGGGCTTCAAACGAACAATTCAAACGGTGATCTACATGCCTCACTTTTTTTCGTGGGTTATCTTAGCAGGGATCATTGTTGATGTGCTGTCACCGAGCAGTGGTATCGTTAACATGTTACTGCGAGCGATCGGTGTAGAACCGATCCAATTCTTGGCCAGCAACGAATGGTTTCCCTACATACTCGTCATCACGGATCAGTGGAAAGAATTCGGGTTTGGTACAATCATCTATTTAGCAGCACTTACCAATATAGATAAGTCACTTTACGAGGCTTCTGTTATGGACGGTGCCGGGCGATGGAAACAGACATGGCATATCACGCTACCTGGGATTCGTCCAATTGTAATCCTGATGGTCACCCTTAGTCTTGGCAACGTGCTTAATGGTGGTTTCGACCAAGTGTTCAACCTGTACAATCCGCTAGTTTATGAATCAGGGGATATCCTGGATACGATGATCTATCGAATCGGCTTACAAGATGCGCAATATTCAGTTTCCACTGCATTAGGACTCATTAAATCCGTTGTATCTTTCATTTTTATCGGGCTTGGTTATTTCTTGGCTTACCGCTTAGCGAATTATCGGATTTTCTAG